TGCGACTTCCTCAACGACTGCTTCGTTTGGAATGTCAACACCGAGGTCAATTACTTCAAAGCCGTTTGCAGCGAGAAGTGTTGCAACAAGCCTGTGGCCGATATCGTGAATGTCGCCTTCCTGGACGAACTTGATAACAGTGCCGACCCTTTCGCCAGCTTCTTCTTCAAGTAATGGAGTAAGGATTTCCATTGCACCCTTCATTGCCTTTGCAGACATCATGATCTGTGGAAGGTAAAGCTCAGCAGCTTCGAATTTGTCACCGACGATCTTCATACCTGCGGAAAGTGCAGCTACTGCGTCAATTGCGCTGATACCTGCATCGAGAGCTTCCTGAACTGCTGCTGCACAACCAGCAACATCCTGTTTCACGATAGTTTCATTGAGTTTGTCTAAAAGTTCCTGATTTCCCATTTCATCACCTAATTTTAATATTTTTTGATGATAAGCGCAAAACCGACCCTTGGGTTATAGAGTATAGGTGGCCTGCTAAACAGAGGAATGTATCGAGTTATTTTATTTAAATGTTTTCCGTAGCGAACCAAATGTTTTATACATATAAAGCACAATCATAAGACATGGTAAAAAAAGAAATGTATCCAATTCAAGAAAAAGTGACTTTTGAGGAACTTGAAAAGAGGATCAAGTACATCGAAACATTGATAAAAATACTGGATCGATTATATTTCGTAAGGTACAGGTACATGGGAGATTCCGTCGAAGAAGCTGCCAAAAAAGTTGGGGTGACAAAGCGTGTGGGATACATCTGGCAAAAACGCTGGAATCGTGATGGTTATCCCGGATTACTTCCACGATATAAAGGAGGAAGACCCTCAAAACTAAACCTTGAGCAAAAGGCTGAGCT
The window above is part of the Methanohalophilus levihalophilus genome. Proteins encoded here:
- a CDS encoding corrinoid protein codes for the protein MGNQELLDKLNETIVKQDVAGCAAAVQEALDAGISAIDAVAALSAGMKIVGDKFEAAELYLPQIMMSAKAMKGAMEILTPLLEEEAGERVGTVIKFVQEGDIHDIGHRLVATLLAANGFEVIDLGVDIPNEAVVEEVAKHKGEKLMISGSALMTTSMLGQKDVVRLLEEEGLRDSVKIMFGGAPVTDEWIEEIGADATAENAAESATVALKLMGQ
- a CDS encoding helix-turn-helix domain-containing protein, which gives rise to MVKKEMYPIQEKVTFEELEKRIKYIETLIKILDRLYFVRYRYMGDSVEEAAKKVGVTKRVGYIWQKRWNRDGYPGLLPRYKGGRPSKLNLEQKAELKQYLVQNEGLTSHQIREYIEEKFDVEYSLKQVRLIIKTLG